CACCAGTTCCCGCGCACCGGGCGTGGGGACGGCTTGACCCACCGCCTCGTACTCGTGCCGGGTGACGATGCCGTCCGCCCAGCTCAGCCGTGTCCCGCGGTGGTCGCCGGTGCGCCGTAAGGCCATGTCGGCCAGACATCGCAGCACCCCGTGGGAGTCGGCGCAGTCCCTCACACCTGCGTCGAGCCGCCCCCATTCCAGCCGCGCCCGCTCCTTGACCTCGTCGGCGATGTACGCGGTGCAGGCGCCACGGAACAGGTCGCAGACAGGGCCGTCGAAGTCGAGGAGAACGGCGTCGGCCCGGCCGAGGACGTCACGCAGTGTGTCCAGGTCACCATGGCCGTCGTACTCGGTGCATGTCGTTGTCACCGGCACAGTGTGGGGCGGTCCGGGTGGGCGTCCGGCGCCGCGACCTGGGGTGTCGGGGCTCGCTGCGCTCGGATGGGTCAACCCGAGGCACATCCGACTCAGGGGTTCTGCGCGAACGGGCGAATCCTTTCTGGCACGATGCGCACTCACAGGGGGATGCCGTGCAACACTTTCCCGCCACTTGCGCGGGGAACGGTCGAGAGAGCGGGCGATGTCAGCCGAACGGGTGTCCCCGACACGGGAACGAGCCGTCCAGATGAGCGGCGGTGACGCGAGTGCGGTCGAAGGGCCGCTCGAGGGCTATCACCACGAGACCTATGTGATTCCCCTGCCCGACGCCGCGAGTGAGGACGAGGACGACGAGGACGCGGACCCAGTCCGGGCCAAGTGCCGGTCGCCGCGGGGCGAACTGCTCTGGTTCGACCGGCGCTGCTTCGTCTCGGAGGAGCAACTGCTGCAGGCACTCCAGGGGCGGATCACGGGTGTCCCGGACCTGATCGAAGTGGGCGAGATCCGGTTGCAGCGGTTCATCGAGGGCCGCACGCTGGGCTCGCGGTACGCCGCCGGGCGGATGGTCCCCGAGCCCGTGCTCGACCAGATCCTGACTCTGTTCCGGCAGTTGATCCATGTGTCCCCGGGGTCCCTGAATGCCGAACGGCGCTGTCGGCCCGAGGACCGTGCCGAGGACAAGGATTGCGCGGGGTTCCTGGAGGTACTTGTCCGGTTCGCCGAGGAGCGCGTCTACCGGGACAACCTCGACTCCTTCGAAGGCCTGTTCAGGGCACTGGGTGTGGGCGGGGACTCCTTTGGCGCGCTGCGCAAACACGTAGTGGTGCCGGGGCTGGCGGAACGTCCCTTCTGCCTGCTGCAC
The DNA window shown above is from Streptomyces chartreusis and carries:
- a CDS encoding aminoglycoside phosphotransferase family protein, producing MSGGDASAVEGPLEGYHHETYVIPLPDAASEDEDDEDADPVRAKCRSPRGELLWFDRRCFVSEEQLLQALQGRITGVPDLIEVGEIRLQRFIEGRTLGSRYAAGRMVPEPVLDQILTLFRQLIHVSPGSLNAERRCRPEDRAEDKDCAGFLEVLVRFAEERVYRDNLDSFEGLFRALGVGGDSFGALRKHVVVPGLAERPFCLLHADLHRENFVLDRTSRLWTIDWELAMFGDPLYDLATHLYLMRYPAEQERRLTERWCATAEAIRPGSTKGWQDDLPRLLDFKRAQSVFTDVIRATQILDNGGAFSWRRWPIEARKVQRVLARAAVPLGFDKVPSVRTVAASLLDWHRLRGTRTS